In Erpetoichthys calabaricus chromosome 15, fErpCal1.3, whole genome shotgun sequence, one DNA window encodes the following:
- the rnf8 gene encoding E3 ubiquitin-protein ligase rnf8 produces the protein MDDSLKEESSQQRDEIWCLKRTGQKTGWLLLQDNAEVSLGRGLDVTHRLVSLTCPFMISRNHCLLKQNEEGQWTVTDKKSLNGVWLNRKRIESDAACMLNEGDIVQLGVPIDNMGAEFEYIFTRDKLQNVLPFLLKASKEDVVDQRIQSRKRKFHSLDEEQVRSVYSKAKISKSSTDGMYKKRHSFCTFLATSSHTCDSEVAAGPSGCCDGVAVLSDEQSTELSTQCHINFAKEPQCTEQSVEERLVTEQQQSEKLKTPRDVEEQKQHCGMRNESKHCYRDVDEIIQAKEKELQKTKVETEKAIAQKEQFFTLMTDVLESELQCAVCSELFIEAVTLNCAHSFCFKCISDWRKRKDECPICRQAIVSQTNSLVLDNYIDRIIENLSPEMKKRRESLISERKAERQT, from the exons ATGGACGACAGTTTGAAGGAGGAGAGCAGCCAGCAGAGAGATGAGATTTGGTGTCTGAAGAGGACAGGGCAAAAAACGGGATGGCTGCTCTTGCAGGACAACGCGGAG GTGTCACTTGGTCGAGGACTTGATGTCACACACCGGCTAGTATCCCTCACCTGTCCATTCATGATTTCAAGAAACCACTGCCTTCTCAAGCAGAATGAAGAAGGCCAGTGGACTGTCACCGACAAAAAG AGTCTTAATGGTGTCTGGCTGAACAGAAAGCGAATTGAGTCTGACGCTGCATGTATGCTTAATGAAGGAGACATTGTTCAACTTGGAGTCCCCATTGACAACATGGGAGCTgaatttgaatacattttcacAAGGGACAAACTTCagaatgttttgccatttttgttgaaAGCTTCAAAAGAAGATGTGGTGGACCAGAGGATTCAGAGCAGAAAGAGAAAGTTCCACTCGTTAGATGAGGAACAAGTCCGATCAGTTTATTCaaaagccaagatatcaaaatcCTCTACTGATGGCATGTATAAAAAGCGGCACAGTTTCTGTACATTTTTAGCAACATCTAGTCATACATGTGACTCTGAGGTAGCCGCTGGGCCAAGTGGATGTTGTGACGGAGTTGCTGTTCTTTCAGATGAACAAAGTACTGAGTTAAGCACTCAGTGTCACATAAACTTTGCAAAAGAGCCCCAGTGCacagagcaaagtgtggaggaaAGGCTGGTTACGGAGCAGCAACAATCTGAAAAACTGAAGACTCCAAGGGATGTAGAAGAGCAAAAG caacaTTGTGGAATGAGAAATGAAAGTAAGCACTGCTACAGAGATGTTGATGAGATTATTCAGGCCAAGGAAAAAGAACTTCAAAAAACAAAG GTAGAGACAGAGAAGGCAATAGCACAGAAAGAACAGTTTTTCACTTTAATGACCGATGTATTGGAGAGTGAACTACAGTGTGCCGTCTGCTCTGAGCTGTTTATTGag GCTGTAACGCTGAATTGTGCGCACAGCTTCTGCTTCAAGTGTATAAGTGACTGGAGAAAACGGAAAGATGAGTGTCCAATATGTCGTCAAGCAATAGTGTCCCAGACAAACTCCCTTGTGCTTGATAACTACATTGATCGAATTATTGAAAATTTAAGTCCAGAGATGAAGAAGAGACGGGAAAGCTTGATCAGTGAACGGAAAGCTGAAAG gcaAACGTGA